One part of the Lycium ferocissimum isolate CSIRO_LF1 chromosome 8, AGI_CSIRO_Lferr_CH_V1, whole genome shotgun sequence genome encodes these proteins:
- the LOC132068486 gene encoding uncharacterized protein LOC132068486 isoform X4 produces MPKMEYSLLGATQPTVLDHKLLHLANLHSLDGNVDKAVETVETMTEIVEEVAEEVEKIAEDVEKKLPGDSKLKESLDSIENLAEGAIKYAKQAEDLIHKIEDVEKEMEDTSMQTNTTNQVERANQGLSANKSKS; encoded by the exons Atgccaaagatggaatattcat TATTAGGTGCAACGCAGCCAACAGTACTGGATCACAAGCTCCTCCACCTGGCAAATCTCCATTCTTTGGATG gTAATGTGGATAAAGCAGTAGAAACAGTGGAGACTATGACTGAGATAGTGGAAGAGGTAGCTGAGGAAGTAGAAAAGATTGCTGAAGATGTTGAAAAGAAACTTCCTGGTGATTCAAAGCTTAAAGAAAGTCTTGATTCAATAGAAAATCTAGCTGAAGGGGCTATCAAGTATGCCAAACAAGCTGAAGATCTCATTCACAAG ATTGAGGATGTAGAGAAGGAGATGGAGGACACATCAATGCAAACTAACACTACAAATCAGGTTGAAAGGGCCAACCAAGGGTTAAGCGCCAACAAGAGTAAAAGTTAG
- the LOC132068486 gene encoding uncharacterized protein LOC132068486 isoform X2, producing MSTKITYSDLFYNLSYNRSLSLKSHSQYSRHLQIGKSHLYTKNFNKPLNFVNFNAKDGIFIIRCNAANSTGSQAPPPGKSPFFGWKWLLGFLLPVLLPSFKNKLSALQLLKSNVDKAVATVETMTEIVEEVAEEIDNIAEEVEKKLPGDSQLKKSLDSIENLAEGAVKYANQAQDIIHKVKDIEKEVEDTLMKTNTTNQVEMVSQELSSNKNKS from the exons ATGTCCACCAAAATAACTTACTCAGACCTATTTTACAATCTTTCTTACAATCGAAGTCTATCCCTAAAATCCCATTCTCAATATTCAAGGCATTTGCAAATTGGAAAATCccatttatatacaaaaaactTCAATAAGCCTCTCAATTTCGTCAATTTCAAtgccaaagatggaatattcat TATTAGGTGCAACGCAGCCAACAGTACTGGATCACAAGCTCCTCCACCTGGCAAATCTCCATTCTTTGGATG GAAATGGTTGTTGGGATTTCTTCTACCTGTATTACTACCTTCATTCAAGAACAAACTCAGCGCTTTACAACTACTCAAAA gTAATGTGGATAAAGCAGTAGCAACAGTGGAAACTATGACTGAAATAGTGGAAGAGGTAGCTGAGGAAATAGATAATATTGCTGAGGAGGTTGAAAAGAAACTTCCTGGGGATTCACAGCTTAAAAAAAGTCTTGATTCAATTGAAAATTTAGCTGAAGGTGCTGTCAAATATGCCAACCAAGCTCAAGATATAATTCACAAG GTTAAGGATATAGAGAAAGAGGTGGAGGACACACTAATGAAAACTAACACTACAAATCAGGTTGAAATGGTCAGCCAAGAGTTGAGCTCCAACAAGAATAAAAGCTAG
- the LOC132068486 gene encoding uncharacterized protein LOC132068486 isoform X1, protein MSTKITYSDLFYNLSYNRSLSLKSHSQYSRHLQIGKSHLYTKNFNKPLNFVNFNAKDGIFIIRCNAANSTGSQAPPPGKSPFFGWKWLLGFLLPILLPSFRNKVNPLQLLKSNVDKAVETVETMTEIVEEVAEEVEKIAEDVEKKLPGDSKLKESLDSIENLAEGAIKYAKQAEDLIHKIEDVEKEMEDTSMQTNTTNQVERANQGLSANKSKS, encoded by the exons ATGTCCACCAAAATAACTTACTCAGACCTATTTTACAATCTTTCTTACAATCGAAGTCTATCCCTAAAATCCCATTCTCAATATTCAAGGCATTTGCAAATTGGAAAATCccatttatatacaaaaaactTCAATAAGCCTCTCAATTTCGTCAATTTCAAtgccaaagatggaatattcat TATTAGGTGCAACGCAGCCAACAGTACTGGATCACAAGCTCCTCCACCTGGCAAATCTCCATTCTTTGGATG gAAATGGTTGTTGGGGTTTCTTTTACCTATATTACTACCTTCATTCCGGAACAAAGTCAACCCTTTACAACTACTCAAAA gTAATGTGGATAAAGCAGTAGAAACAGTGGAGACTATGACTGAGATAGTGGAAGAGGTAGCTGAGGAAGTAGAAAAGATTGCTGAAGATGTTGAAAAGAAACTTCCTGGTGATTCAAAGCTTAAAGAAAGTCTTGATTCAATAGAAAATCTAGCTGAAGGGGCTATCAAGTATGCCAAACAAGCTGAAGATCTCATTCACAAG ATTGAGGATGTAGAGAAGGAGATGGAGGACACATCAATGCAAACTAACACTACAAATCAGGTTGAAAGGGCCAACCAAGGGTTAAGCGCCAACAAGAGTAAAAGTTAG
- the LOC132068486 gene encoding uncharacterized protein LOC132068486 isoform X3, whose protein sequence is MYTCYFPYSVRCNSANSTGSEAPPPGKSPFFGWKWLLGFLLPVLLPSFKNKLSALQLLKSNVDKAVATVETMTEIVEEVAEEIDNIAEEVEKKLPGDSQLKKSLDSIENLAEGAVKYANQAQDIIHKVKDIEKEVEDTLMKTNTTNQVEMVSQELSSNKNKS, encoded by the exons ATGTATACATGTTATTTTCCTTATAGTGTTAGGTGCAACTCAGCTAATAGTACTGGATCAGAAGCTCCACCTCCTGGCAAATCTCCATTCTTTGGATG GAAATGGTTGTTGGGATTTCTTCTACCTGTATTACTACCTTCATTCAAGAACAAACTCAGCGCTTTACAACTACTCAAAA gTAATGTGGATAAAGCAGTAGCAACAGTGGAAACTATGACTGAAATAGTGGAAGAGGTAGCTGAGGAAATAGATAATATTGCTGAGGAGGTTGAAAAGAAACTTCCTGGGGATTCACAGCTTAAAAAAAGTCTTGATTCAATTGAAAATTTAGCTGAAGGTGCTGTCAAATATGCCAACCAAGCTCAAGATATAATTCACAAG GTTAAGGATATAGAGAAAGAGGTGGAGGACACACTAATGAAAACTAACACTACAAATCAGGTTGAAATGGTCAGCCAAGAGTTGAGCTCCAACAAGAATAAAAGCTAG